The DNA segment GTGCAGTGCAGCTACGCGAGAGGTTTGAAATTAGAGTCAGAACTAACCATCTAGAATGGAAAGCAGAACAAAACCACAGAGAGGACCGAGAAAGGGACGCAGGCGCTGTGTCTCGTCTTACCTTTCTGTGTCCTCTCTGTGGTTTTGCGCTGTATTCCATCCTAGATGAACTACAAACCAGCTGTAAACCTGTTGTTACTCAAGAAACCACTAGTGGCGTAATTTCTGGCAAGGTAGCGTCAGTCTGAACGCCTCTTCCGCACTTTCAACTAATCACGCGCAACCAGAGAAGAAAACCAGGGGCGGTGCGATGCATCGACCCATTTCCAGATTCACCCATTTTCTTTCGCCTTTTCAGTTTTCCAGGGCTCAGCTTTGATACCAGAGTCGGCAAACGGCGCAGCTTACTGGCTGTCAAACCTGACGTCAGAGGCGGCAGGCCGACAACGATAAAGGGGCACAGCAATAATTCGGGAAAGGATTTGCTACACTTTTGGACGCTCACGCGCAATGATAACTGCGACAGCGCGAAGACGGGCGTGCCGAGGCGCCGATCAGAGTGCATTGTGAGCGTTTTACGTAAGTTAAGCGCGTAAAACACTTTCGCAATAATGCTGAATAAAAATTTCCACTATGTTTTGGGATCTGTTGACGCTCTGTAACTTTCTGCTGGAACATCTTCGCGTATCTTCTGCGGTTTTAAATTCCAATAATTAACACTCATCAGTTACTTAGAAATACATCTCGTCGCCCCAGGCGACCGTAAACAGCACTGTTCTAGTTTCATTTCCGCCTTTTTTGTTCCTACCAGTCCTCTTTTTAAACTCTTGGCGGAGGTGCCCTGTATAACAGCGACGAGAAATATTTTCAACATTGTGGCTTAGCATTCGCTCCACAAAAATTGAGAAGAACGCGTGCACACGTGTCATGGTGTGTCCGTACATGAGACTTGCACATAAGCTCACGATTTGAACATTCATCCGCTTCGGTGAAGCGAAGGATAAAAGGTTGGCGGCCAGCTTTCTTCAACGGCCGGTGAGTGTGTCCGTCTGGAGCGCAGGTGGGCGCTGCCTGGCTGATGGTGCTGTACCTGCTGATGGGGAGCAGCATCACGTGGTACGCGCACGCGGCCTTCCTTCTCGCCTTCACCTACTGCCTCAACAACACGCTCATCATCATATCGGCCATGGCCTCGCCTTCCACCCAGCGGAACCTGCCCCTCACGCTCTTCGTACGCACATCCTCCGTACACTCCTCGCACGTGGGAAATCGTTTGCCTTCAATGGGACTCGCTGTAACGCACTCCGCGCAGAGCTCGCCAGGTATGACTGCAACACGTGAGCTCCTGGGGCGCCCTTGGTCGGCCACCAGCCGCAATATATCGGCGAGGTTATTCCCATGTGCTGCGGTACTCGCCCTCGAGACATAGGAAAGCCTGCGGGCGGATATGTCGGGTGGAACTCGCGACAGCATTGCTGCGATCACAGATAGGATTTCTTGCCTTGTCGGCAACTTGTAGAGGCGTCCGGTTTCTGTCCTGTGCCGCAGCTAAACGTATAGCGAAGAGACGCGAAAAGGTATATATACAGCCAATAAGAGGAAAAACTGTACCTTTGCTGGTCATTACACGCGGATCGTGGCCTTGATGGTCATTCCTGTGACCAGCGAGGGCACCAAAATCAAACGCAACAAAATCTGACAGGAAATACGAATTCCTAACAGCCATCGAATCGATTTTTCAGTTTGTAGATATAACTCAGGAAGCCAGGGAATGTCGGCGTTCCCACAGCCAGTCATAGCGCGCTGATAAGAATCGCGTCTCAGCAAACTCCAGAGAGAATGATAAGCAGGGCCATGCCGCCGCTGCGTGTGCTCGTACCCTCCCAAGGCGGCTGATAATCGGCAGACAGCGCGTCAGGTACTCCCTACGCGTCGCGTGCCCTTGCTGCGCTGTTCGTTTGATCAGTGGTGCCAATATAGAAGCGTGACTTAAGTGAAAAGTAGCACGCTAGATTCGGTCTACGGGATGCAGCTTCTAACCTTGATACTTTGAACTTGGGAAAGAACTATCACACTGGTTCTCTAATTGTGCTGTAGCGAAGCTGGGCCCGATCACGCCATACCGACCAAAGTATTTTTTTCTCCCTCCGTCTCCGCAGTACTCGCTGTACCACTGTGCAGCTGGCCTTCTCTTCCTGATGGGAGCCGCTGTTTTTTACAGTTTCAGGAGTGATGACTTGCCGTATAAGGGCTTCATGGGGGTGAGTTCGAGCATCCGAATTGTTTAACAACGATCCCATAGCCTGTGTGAGTGACAATCTGGTGGTTTTGAGTGTAAAATATACATATGGCCACAAGTAATCCATGGTTCAAGTCGGTTTCATTGCCCTCTTGATCTATGCAGACTTAAGCAATGCTGTATGACGTACGTTCGTAGCCGCGGGGACACGTCGCCATTTTGCCACCGCAGGTCATAGCAATCAGTGCAAAACTGCACCTGAAAGCTGCAGTCCATTTGAGAGGAAACCTATGCATAACTTCGAAAACGGCTGTATTAAGGAAGCAGCCCATATGAGAGCGAGGTTAACGGTGCGCTTCGATTTCCCTGTCATTGTCTATTTCCTTCCACTAAGAGCATGCACGTGTCATTAACGCTTTTATTCCTTTCCATGTCTGTGCCACGCTTTCTAGTTTTGAACAACCGTTCATATGAACGACATCTTGCAGCCTTGCATTTCACGGGAACACATTCCGCCTTCGAACGGCAAATCTAGCCAAGCAAGTCACGCTAAATGACCTCTAACCTTGAATATATGAACTGTGTATATTCATGCTCTTCTGCGCGCCTTTGCTGTAACGCACGCGCAGTACACGAGAATCTCTCATAGCCCATGCGCGGCTTTAGGACGTTAAGTtccacataccataccatgccataccataccaaagtcgacgctgtttttttttctttttcaggttacGCTGTTCGGCGTAGGGACACTTCATGTGTGCCACGGGCTCAGCAACTTGGCGATGTGAGCGGGCGGAGCGCATTTGCTGGGGCCCTTCTCGATGGTGCAGCCTCAATGGTGTTGGTGCACACCAACCGCTCTGTTCCATCGACTATGTCCTTGTGTGCTCTGAAATCTTTTCGTGTGTGGCTTCGATTAAAACGTCTCGGATGCCCTCAACCTGGACGTGCGATATCTGCATATTCTGATCTGTTCCCATGCTGGGAAAAGAAGCTCTCAGCAAAGCTCTCCAGCTTCCTCATTTCTTTGTTAATGAGGCATCAAATGAGTAATTTTAGTTGCAGTATGTCTTGGCACTCTATCTTTAGCTAGTGGATAGGGAGGAGAGAGGGAACGTTATCGGAAAGGAAGAACATTTCCCCACAGTACCGTTTAGGCTTTACCCCTTTGGAGGCCGTAGCAGCAGGATCCGCCCAAAATTTTGGCCTAATTTCTGTCTACAGTATAGAAGCCAGGGCGATTCTAGGACCGACTataatgcaccaaccagcccgaacTGCGATATTATTGTTGGTTGCAAGGCTGGGCTGGATTACGAAACCGATGCATATAATTGAAAATACCCATTGTGTCCGTCTCTGGAACTGCGTACGCTTGAACACTCGAGAAAGTGCGGCAAATAGCTGAAATGAGCTGCGGGCACCCGAATGACGACCTCAATGTTCTATTGACTTGCGCGTGTCCCGATGCGACTGCGGAAGTCGTTGCGTTCGGCTTTTGTAGTTGTTTGATGGCAGCTAATACTTACCGCATGGCAAAGAACCGTACTCGTGGCTGCATTGGACCAGGTACAGTCTAGCATGGTTTCAAAGTCATCGCGTTCGTTCTGACCAAGAAGgaactaatttttttctttcgtggcAGTCGTCTGCAATAAAAATGACGTCGCTGAAAAGAGGAATCCTTCCGTTAGCTAAACTATAGACACGAATGCACCAATGTGTgactaaaaagggagtaatctgtcctctagcgcactccctttcataaaagggaatgcgctagaggtcagtttactccctgtttactcctttctctttagagtgtataataataataataattggttttttggggggaaaggaaatggcgcagtatctgtctcatatctttggacacctgaaccgctccgtaagggaagagataaaggagggagtgaaagaagaaaggaagaataggtgccgtagtggagggctccggaataatttcgaccacctggggatctttaacgtgcactgacatcgcacagcacacgggcgccttagcgttttcctccataaaaacgcagccgccgcggtcgggtatactcatttattcttttcttccttcttgcaAAACTATAGGTTGAGCCCAAAGTGATCACCTTCAAATTGCGCCAGACTGTACAAGAACACGTGCTCTCACGTCTCGATATGTTTTATGAAGAAACACAAGTGTATTTAGATTACGGTTAGCTTCCATGTTCAAATTAACCTGGACAAGACATGTTTCAGCCTAACCCCAGAGTTttaattacttcttttttttttgcaatgttgCGCTAGAGAGAGAGCTAAGTGTAATGATAGGAAGAAACTTAAATACTCCCCTAttctgagactggggagcgctacaatcaagacaaggggacaacaccccataagaacaccacgagacacgagcgcaaactttcaactgagtttattttggacaagtttgcgctcgtgtctcgcaGTTGAacgtttgcgctcgtgtctcgtggtgttatgtggtgttgtccccttgttttgattgtagcgctccccagtctcagtatgtacgaccaactagccccctacaaaatTTTACTATTCTATTCCACTGGCACCCGCGTGAACTACACGTGAATCATATTCGTCAAGGACGCAGTCACAACCAGCGACCCGTGCCACTAGCTGACCAAGCATGACGATGCTGAGCCAACAGGCAGACGACTATCATACGGTGAATACTAGCGTAAACTCAGTAATCAGGGTATCACAGTTGCGTCATAAATGACGCTACAGGTTGTGTTAAGACGCAGGAAAAGTACGAACGGCAACAGTGAAGTTATTTTTACAAGCGAAGTGCCCTCCCCCGCACACACACCGCATTCTTATCGTGGCGTAGCTCTCCGCAGCCGGATACAgccagcgctggattaaggggagggaggggggggggctaagggggctgcagcccacgGCCTCACCTccgacagtaggagaagggggcccatttattctaacctgcttagtatatggaaccattgGGAGAGGaccttcgagcgacatgtatgaagcgagaaaaccagaacgagcagacggggccccccgcctaatgtaacagcttgcgtttagcctgatcatttggggagagcttgtcgagctgcaaaaacggaatcccccgccacctcggcggggccctctttcttacgaagcgaggtgcgtttgcttggaagagttttcgaggtttcctgtcagtccgtctgtccagtgctgtctggagaggaggggcaattggaaacacctaaaacatgcaatgtgggatgaggacctaaatctcccttgcccctcgtcaccaccacgccacccttcacctctcaaatagttccgccgctgtcctcctcatagaaaggatgtgctgcagtacccaacagttcCTCCCTTTCGACTTTTCTTTagcgtgatggtaatttgggtgGGGGGGATGAGTCTGATAGCAGATGacgatgagtctgatggcagagtcacggcaggaaaggaaaaacgacgtcacacgtgcttttctCCGCGTGCcctggggcatggaatgttcactgttcgggctagggttgtggaagagtgaagggggaagttggagagctggacacagaggcctgtctccagggcccattcctgcctagtggctgcgcagcctcgcgcgcgctcgacggaaaaagtaggtcaggctggccgccgaactttccagaaagaagtagaaaaagatgactcagaggcgacggagggcacgtaacttcgcccgcgctagaaGCCGCCCTCTCCCTTTAGTTCTCCTGcacggcgtcgacggggcgaatgAAAAATCAAGAACCTCCCAGAAGACGGACGGCGCTGTGATCGCCGAGGTGAGCGGACGCGTTCACATCGGCTCTGTCTTCTGCAAATGATTTCGCAGCGATTTCAACTGCATTTCATCGCCAACCGTTCACCAACGGATCCGTGAAGTCGAGAGGCATCGACGGATACCCAGTTTTGAGGTGAGCCACCATTCTTCGCAGAGATATTGCACTTTCTGCGCTCCGACCCCGCCATAGCCTCGCTAGGTCTAGGCGTGTACGCCAGACGCTAGGCCTAGCCGCCGCAACCGCTACGCGCCGCTGACAGACGCGGCGCCACGTGTACGGACTCTCTCGAACGAAGTGGCACAAGCCGACGAACGTGACTCAAGAATGAACGTGCAAGTGATGGGGGAAGCCATTTCCGCCGACGAAATTACCGAAGAAGCCGAATGGAAGACTGCCGGAGCGCGGCGTTCGAGACCACGAGACCACGGTGCGAATTCGATGCACGACATCGATGCAAGGGCGAACGCGCCTGGCACCGGCCAGCAAGGTACGAAACCCAAGCATGTCATAGGAAAGGTTATCAAAGCGGGACGCATGTCCAGACTACCGAAGGAGGAAATTAAAATCGTGGTTCGACCAAAAGGCGGCCTCGACATCGTTAGGGTCGGCGCCACGACGGTCCTTGCCGCAACCTTCGCGGCCGCCAACATAGCGGGAGACGAAAGTGCGGAAGACATGGTCTGTCCGAACTCGCACCAGAACGTCGTTGTCAGCACACCGAAACGAGCGAACGCGGACCGCTatgccaaataataataataataattggttttttggtgaaaggaaatggcgcagtatctgtctcatatatctttggacacctgaaccgcgccgtaaggaaagggataaaggagggagtgaaagaagaaaggaagaataggtgccgtagtggagggctccggaataatttcgaccacctggggatctttaacgtgcactgacatcgcacagcacacgggagccttggcgttttgcctccataaaaacgcagccgccgcggtcgggttcgaacccgggaactccggatcagtagtcgagcgccctaaccactgagccagcgcggcgggatAATATGCCAAACTGCGGCAAATTCACATCCAAGGGAAACCGCACGAAGTCAACGCGTACGAAACGGCACCCGATAATACAACCAAGGGAGTGATTCGTGGCATCCCCATTGAGGACGGACCTCTAGCACTGGACGAGAACATCGTAAATCCGAGAAACCCACTGGCACTGGCGGCCAAACACATAGGCACTACGACCACGGTTGTAATTGCCTTTGACGGACTCAAAGTGTCCAACCTCGTCAGGTACGGCGCAACACTCGTTCGTTGCACGTTGTATCGCAAGCAAATTGCCATCTGTTACAAGTGCGGACGCCTCGGCCACCGCATGGACGTTTGCCCAAATCCCGCCAACCGCATTTGCAGGGTTGCGGAGGCCGCAACCCAGACCAGGGGCATCAATGCTCACCCAAGTGTAACCTATGCGGCGGCGCTGACATGACGGCcgacaaggcctgcaaagcaaGGTACAAGACTCCGTATGTGATTCGCAGGCGACGATGGGAGCGCCAGAACGCACATGCCCAACTGACACAGCAAGACTTCCCACTCATCCAGCCGCACAGACCCAGAACCACGTCGCGATCGCGTGGCCGGTCCCGGTCCCGCAGTCGTCAAAGGCACAACCGCGCTCCGACAAGATCGAGATCCAGGACGCCAACTCCCGAAGACAAGGTGAGCTGGGCGGACACTGTCCGGGGCATCGCGCAAGAGGGGGTCGTAACAGCACCTGCAGTCCCAAAGCACAATCAAAAAGCCGATAATGACATTTTAGAGGTACTAAGGAAAGAGAGCGCAGAAATGCGAAAAGACAACCCGGTATTGCGCGAACAAGTCCAAAAGGtaatgcaagagatgcgagaaCTCAGACGCGAACGCACCGGGATGGAACAACACAAACAGAACGCACAACAGCAGGTACTGGCGAGCGTTCCTGACGCGGACGCGCCCGTCCGGAGGAACGGGCGATACAACAACACTACGAGGGCGGTTTCGAGAGCCAGGTGCGAGTGGAAATTACCGACACCGTGAAAATGCTATGCACCATGCAAAGTACCATTGAGACCCTACACGCAACATTCTTCGGCCTCGCAAACAGGACCACTAaccttgaaggaaacatgcagataATACTGAATCACTCCGTATTCACACAACACGGACATGCACCAGCGAGCAGTGATGCGGGACCGAGCCACCATCAAGGGCAGCCGGGTAACTTGCATCAGCATCAACATGGCCAACGTTAACCAAGGGACAgtgatatggcagtggaactgccgcggcttCGCCGGCAAAAAGGACGTTCTACAGCAACACATCAGGCACCCAACACGTGAACCGGACCTAATATTACTCCAAGAAACGCTCACCAACGCGTCTACCTTAACAGGCTACAAAACGCAAGCCAGCAAAATCGAGGGGAGGGGTGTATGCACGCTCGTTAGGAAGCGTCTCACATTCGTTGACCACGAACTAAGCGGCGTCCAGATGGAACACGCTCTCATCGAACTAATACCCATCAAGCAGAGGAAACAAAGTATATTCATACTGAACGTATACAGCAGCCCGTCGAAACGCCGCCAACGCTTCCGAGCGCTGTTTCAGAAGACGCTCAAGATTTCCCGGTCCCGGACGCTGATTGCagggggagatttcaacgcggcaGACAAGGCATGGGGTTACGGCTACTGCACGACCAAGGGAAGACAACACGGGCAAGATGCGCAGGAACTCGACTTCACGTTACTTACGGATCCGGCGCACCCGACGAGAATCGGTAACTCTATTGCCAgatagtaaaacagcgcgaacaacgtaagacaagatgaaggaggacacaggacgggcgcccgtcctgtgtcctccttcatcttgttttacgttgttcgcgctgttttactaaagatgcatctataccaactcgcccaaatgaacgttctatTGCCAGAGACACGACCCCGGACTTGGCGTTCGTCCGAAATGCCGGGACGACGGCTACCACGTGTAAAAACACGTCGACCGACCTGGGGAGTGACCACATGATCGTCGAAATACACGTACAGACTCCGCACAAGGCGCAGGGCAGTAAGCGAAATTTCAAATGGACCGATTGGGAAGATTTCAGAAATAAACGAGACCAACAAGAGTCTTCAGGAGATACGATCACCgacatcgaagcctggacccgctcgctggttgcagacgccaaatcgtcaaccaagaccgtcgaaaccgaggttgaaactgacaagatgggcagccgcctggcgcatctcatcgagACGAAGAACTCTGTCCTGGCCAGGTGGAAGGGACAGAGACTCAATAGGAGACTCAGgaagaaaatagcggagatcaaccgcaacatcgaggagcactgccgaacgctcaaccgccagcaatggattgagttatgcaatgcagtcgatggccaactacacaacgggaaatcgtggaacctgctcaggcatctgttggacgaaacgaagaccaagttccaccagaggaactgcctcgcacgtctattacacaaggagctcgagaagcacggtgaagatgcagtgaccgtccGGTTACGAGCGAAGTGCTTGCCGCACACTTCGACCGCACAACACGGCCCATATGAGGGGGAACCGAACGCAGAATTGAATAAGGACTTTAATGTAGAAGAGATCAGGATGGCGCTGCACAATATCCACAGCAGATCGGCGCCGGGCCCCGACGGGGTGTCGAATCGCGCCCTAAAGAATGTCAACGACCGATCCGTGGAACAGTTAACGACATTTATCAATGAGTGCTGGCAGCGCGGCAGTCTCCCGCAACAGTGTAAAACTGCGAGAATGATAATAATCCtaaaacccggaaaaccgccgagcctcgacaaccttcgccccatatccctaacgtcgtgcgtcggcaagaccatggagcacgcactgcttaaccgctggcaaGCCCACTTAGAGCAGAAAGGGGCATACCCACCATCCATAATAGGATCCCGCCCCCAATTAtccacgcaagacgcaatgttacatctgaagcaccaggtgcttgacggcaagacgagaggcaccagagcaattctcagcctcgaccttgaaagcgcgttcgatagaatcgcgcactcggcgaggtgtacgctcgtacaactacgttaaaaaaatttttgacagacaggcgagcttttttagtggcaggggatatccagctagaagagcaaacgctgggaatcaccggcaccccgcaggactccgtcatctcgcccatgctcttcaacctcgtcatgatcgggctagcagaaaagctacagGAACTCGAAGACGTCCGCCACagcatatacgccgacgacataacactctgggtgcacgaaggcagcgacggtcacatcgaaacggcactgcaactagcaatcgagacaatagagcaataccttgtgggtacgggatcacgatgttcgcctacaaagtgggaactcctactctaccgccCTACGCAAAGGGGAAGACCACCCGGGTGTGGTCAGAATGCGGCAACAACCTaacgagaatacgaagagatcagactacgcacgagcaacggagcaaccatcccgatagtgcacagaattagggtccttggcatgataatcgaagcTAATGGCGTCAAaggcgaaacgatcactaaattacagcacaagacggctaacgccatgcgaatcctcaagatggtaaccagcagaagaaacggaatgagggtggcgagtctcacacgactcatacactctttctTCATGAGCAatattgcgtacgtcgcggcattccacaactggtacaagtgagaagaagccaagatgaacgtcctcatccgcagggttTACAAGATAtcactgggtctacccgagtccaccagcacgcaacaCTTGCTCCAGCTTGGGCTTCccaacacgcttaccgaaatcgccgGGACGCAGCGCACTTcgcaactagaaagattagcgggcacgagagcaggacgccagatcatggaaagtctcGGCATCCGTTGCCACGCACAACAAGGCGAGAAAGTCGCCGTCCCGGACGCGATTATACACCGGATTCCACGGAACCTCCACCCGGAACACAaacggggaagaagagtggccagggccagagctctcctacacagccacgaagacgaaacggggacaaggttcgttgacgccgctgaatacgcagaacgctcgcgattcgcggttgcggtcgtcgattcgagtggcgaaacgcgcataacggcaagtgtagcgtgcgagcgcgcagaagaagcggaggaagcggcggtggccctcaCCCTCatggatccgacgtgcaccacagttctctgcga comes from the Amblyomma americanum isolate KBUSLIRL-KWMA chromosome 1, ASM5285725v1, whole genome shotgun sequence genome and includes:
- the LOC144107934 gene encoding uncharacterized protein LOC144107934, which translates into the protein MAVQPSQLSPSENIVVDPTPSAHSSPRDKKPQQIKDPISEDAPQHLEANPGYITTRQGTLTALETVGAAWLMVLYLLMGSSITWYAHAAFLLAFTYCLNNTLIIISAMASPSTQRNLPLTLFYSLYHCAAGLLFLMGAAVFYSFRSDDLPYKGFMGVTLFGVGTLHVCHGLSNLAM